One segment of Clostridium ljungdahlii DSM 13528 DNA contains the following:
- a CDS encoding DeoR/GlpR family DNA-binding transcription regulator, whose translation MLAEERQEQIFKLIREQKNIKTSELMEIFNVSNETIRRDLDYLEQQGCLKKVYGGAILTKKLSWEPSYNERALINKEEKKAIGIECAKLINDNDIIFMDLGTTPLEVTKNLGDKLNLTIFTTSLYVAGFATEQLDAKCIILGGEVRKKEKCLNGPLTELVLEHLHFDKAILSAGGIDDEIGLSDYDLNDVSVKKKVVNCVDEAIVVSDSSKFGVKALSQVVPLKSLSVIVTDNNIDKKWKEEIIKSGVNLIICNLN comes from the coding sequence ATGCTTGCTGAAGAACGACAGGAACAAATATTTAAGCTTATAAGAGAGCAAAAAAATATAAAAACATCTGAACTTATGGAAATTTTTAATGTTTCCAACGAAACTATAAGGAGAGACTTAGATTATCTTGAACAACAAGGTTGTCTAAAGAAAGTATATGGTGGTGCAATTTTAACTAAAAAATTAAGCTGGGAACCTTCATATAATGAGAGAGCATTAATAAATAAAGAAGAAAAAAAGGCAATTGGAATAGAATGTGCTAAGTTAATAAATGATAATGATATAATTTTTATGGATTTAGGTACAACTCCCCTGGAGGTTACAAAAAATTTAGGAGACAAGCTAAATTTGACTATTTTTACTACTTCCCTTTATGTGGCAGGGTTTGCAACTGAGCAATTAGATGCAAAATGTATAATTTTAGGTGGAGAAGTTAGGAAAAAAGAAAAATGTTTAAATGGTCCTCTTACTGAACTTGTTTTAGAACATCTTCATTTTGACAAGGCAATACTTTCAGCAGGTGGAATTGATGATGAAATTGGCCTTAGTGATTATGATTTAAATGACGTAAGTGTAAAAAAGAAGGTAGTAAATTGTGTAGATGAAGCCATAGTAGTTTCTGATTCTTCTAAATTTGGTGTAAAAGCCCTTTCACAGGTAGTACCATTAAAAAGTTTATCAGTTATAGTCACGGATAATAATATAGATAAAAAGTGGAAGGAAGAGATAATTAAAAGTGGTGTAAATTTGATAATTTGTAATTTAAACTAA
- a CDS encoding histidine phosphatase family protein, with product MSSNNKSKITLYLMRHGQTILNKANRTQGWCDGVLTKAGIEVAVNTGLGLSNVKFKAAYSSDLGRAVKTAKIVIKENKVSENLQLKELEGLREMYFGKYEGELESIMFNDILSYLNVSSFKEAEEKYDFQREYCNSCATLDDTKEAECYDTVIKRVMKTLTGICMENSDGESGNILVVAHGGIIRLIIDYLDKNFNVRDMDNSSISKITYENGNFKVESVNDTSYSEKGKAMKCVLE from the coding sequence ATGAGCAGTAATAATAAAAGTAAAATTACTTTATATTTAATGAGACATGGACAAACCATTTTAAACAAAGCTAATAGAACTCAGGGATGGTGCGATGGAGTTCTTACCAAGGCAGGAATTGAGGTAGCTGTAAATACAGGGCTTGGACTTAGCAATGTTAAATTTAAAGCAGCCTACAGCAGTGATTTGGGTAGGGCAGTGAAAACTGCAAAAATTGTTATAAAGGAAAATAAGGTAAGTGAAAATTTACAGTTAAAAGAACTTGAAGGACTAAGAGAAATGTATTTTGGAAAATACGAAGGAGAGCTTGAGAGTATAATGTTTAACGATATACTTAGCTACCTTAATGTAAGTTCCTTTAAGGAAGCAGAAGAAAAGTATGATTTCCAAAGAGAATACTGCAATTCATGTGCAACTTTGGATGATACAAAGGAAGCGGAGTGTTATGATACAGTAATAAAAAGAGTTATGAAAACACTAACAGGGATATGCATGGAAAATTCTGATGGTGAGAGTGGAAATATACTTGTAGTAGCTCACGGTGGAATAATTAGATTGATTATTGATTATTTGGACAAGAATTTTAATGTGCGAGATATGGATAATTCAAGTATATCCAAGATTACATATGAAAATGGAAATTTTAAAGTAGAATCTGTAAATGACACTAGTTATAGTGAAAAAGGTAAAGCTATGAAATGTGTCTTGGAATAA
- a CDS encoding flavodoxin family protein — translation MRVIAINGGPRKNHNTATLLNKVLEGAASQGAETEIIHLYDLNFKGCASCFACKLKEGKSYGKCARVDDLSPVLKRLDTADAVVLGSPIYLGNVTGETRSFIERLFFPLIEYTNHPTLLPRNIPAALIYTMNISEEKMKNICLDKYLESNEMLFKKFFGKCKTLYCTDTYQFNDYSKVVSDMFDYEKKLKRHKEVFPKDCAKAFDIGIEFVKHKI, via the coding sequence ATGAGAGTAATAGCTATTAATGGAGGTCCTAGAAAAAATCATAATACAGCAACTTTATTAAATAAGGTTCTTGAAGGAGCTGCTTCTCAAGGGGCTGAAACAGAAATTATCCATCTGTATGATTTAAACTTTAAAGGTTGTGCTAGCTGTTTTGCATGTAAATTAAAAGAAGGTAAAAGTTACGGTAAATGTGCCAGGGTAGATGATCTTTCTCCTGTACTAAAAAGGCTGGATACAGCAGATGCAGTGGTTTTAGGTTCACCTATATATTTGGGTAATGTTACGGGTGAAACAAGATCATTTATAGAAAGGCTATTTTTTCCGTTGATAGAGTATACTAATCATCCTACACTTCTACCTAGAAATATTCCTGCAGCATTAATATATACAATGAACATATCTGAAGAGAAAATGAAAAATATATGTTTAGATAAATATCTTGAATCTAACGAAATGCTATTTAAAAAATTCTTTGGAAAATGCAAAACATTGTATTGTACTGATACTTACCAATTTAATGATTATTCAAAGGTGGTTTCAGATATGTTTGATTATGAAAAAAAGTTAAAAAGGCATAAAGAAGTATTTCCCAAAGATTGTGCTAAAGCATTTGATATAGGAATTGAATTTGTGAAACACAAGATTTAA
- a CDS encoding 4Fe-4S double cluster binding domain-containing protein, with amino-acid sequence MKNYASNFIKKVEEYGFKAQIISFKHMEEIKLGIENMKQTYEDINVNIGKYLNKFDYKVSDDFLKPKSIIVIAVPQPVARVYFTLGLKRYAVIMPPMYLLNSSSEFEKKHKKICEITEIVEKILSYENFKAIKVNIPCKPLAVKSGLGTYGKNNICYINGESSFYWLGVYVSDMPWENDSWGEYTIMDTCKNCDLCLKNCPTGAIAEDRFIVHANKCITLQNEDSGDFKKSLRPEWHNCLIGCMRCQIICPANKKCITSIKNITEFNDWETRKILAKTPLEELPETTYKKLESISFIEDYKLLPRNLKVLIMK; translated from the coding sequence ATGAAAAACTATGCAAGTAATTTCATAAAGAAGGTTGAAGAATATGGTTTTAAGGCACAAATTATCTCCTTTAAACATATGGAAGAAATAAAATTAGGCATAGAAAATATGAAACAAACTTATGAAGATATAAATGTTAATATTGGGAAGTATTTAAATAAGTTTGATTATAAAGTATCAGATGATTTTTTAAAACCAAAATCAATTATTGTTATAGCAGTTCCACAGCCAGTAGCAAGAGTATATTTTACTTTAGGCTTAAAAAGGTATGCTGTAATTATGCCGCCAATGTATTTATTAAATTCAAGCAGTGAATTTGAGAAAAAACATAAGAAAATATGTGAGATAACTGAAATTGTTGAGAAGATACTTTCCTATGAAAATTTTAAGGCAATTAAGGTTAATATTCCATGCAAGCCTTTAGCAGTAAAAAGTGGACTAGGTACATATGGAAAAAATAATATTTGTTATATAAATGGTGAAAGCAGCTTTTATTGGCTTGGAGTATATGTATCAGATATGCCCTGGGAAAATGACTCCTGGGGGGAGTATACCATTATGGACACATGTAAAAATTGTGATCTGTGTTTAAAAAATTGTCCTACAGGGGCGATAGCAGAGGATAGATTTATAGTACATGCTAATAAATGTATTACACTTCAAAATGAAGATAGCGGAGATTTCAAAAAGAGCTTAAGACCAGAGTGGCACAATTGCTTAATAGGCTGTATGAGATGTCAAATTATCTGTCCTGCAAATAAAAAGTGTATAACTAGCATAAAGAATATTACCGAATTTAATGATTGGGAGACAAGAAAAATACTTGCTAAAACTCCATTAGAGGAATTGCCAGAAACAACCTACAAAAAGCTAGAATCAATTAGTTTTATAGAAGACTATAAATTACTTCCACGTAATTTGAAAGTTTTAATAATGAAATGA
- a CDS encoding ABC transporter ATP-binding protein, giving the protein MDYILIKELNKNFNKVKALSNINISIKKGEFVSLLGPSGCGKSTLLRIIAGLEDPSSGEISVNNNDLVNIPVNKRNMGMVFQSYSLFPNMTARENIAFGLKLKKVPQEEIKIKVQEIINLVGLNGRENHYPSQLSGGQQQRVALARALVVNPDVLLLDEPLSALDAQIRITLRKLIKEIHNKFKITTLFVTHDQEEALSISDRIFIMNKGEIVQYGTPEEIYKNPDTKFVANFVGTYNLLTPKFLNQPEDCSNIFIRPEHISIILEDTVIGKNTFSGVISNVYFLGNIVRLNVIVNDTMLLIDTLNRGDNVYYEGEKINVYVPSDKCLKIKS; this is encoded by the coding sequence ATGGACTATATTTTAATAAAGGAGCTAAATAAGAATTTTAATAAAGTAAAAGCTTTATCCAATATAAATATTAGCATAAAAAAAGGTGAATTTGTATCATTACTTGGACCATCCGGCTGTGGAAAGAGTACTTTGCTTAGAATAATAGCTGGACTAGAAGATCCAAGTAGTGGAGAAATTTCTGTAAATAATAATGATTTAGTAAACATTCCAGTTAATAAAAGAAATATGGGGATGGTATTCCAAAGTTATTCTTTATTTCCCAATATGACTGCTAGAGAAAATATAGCTTTTGGACTTAAATTAAAAAAAGTACCACAAGAAGAAATAAAAATTAAGGTTCAAGAAATTATAAATTTAGTTGGTCTCAATGGACGTGAAAATCATTATCCAAGCCAACTTTCTGGAGGACAACAACAAAGAGTAGCACTTGCAAGGGCTTTAGTAGTAAATCCTGATGTACTTTTACTTGATGAACCACTAAGTGCTTTAGATGCTCAAATACGAATTACCTTGAGAAAGTTAATAAAAGAAATTCATAATAAATTTAAAATAACAACACTTTTTGTTACACATGATCAAGAAGAGGCTTTATCTATTTCAGATAGAATATTTATTATGAATAAAGGAGAAATTGTTCAGTATGGTACCCCGGAAGAAATTTATAAAAATCCGGACACAAAATTTGTTGCAAATTTTGTTGGAACTTATAATCTTTTAACACCTAAATTTTTAAATCAACCTGAGGATTGTAGTAATATTTTTATACGACCTGAGCATATTAGCATTATTTTAGAAGATACGGTAATTGGTAAAAACACTTTCAGCGGAGTTATTAGTAATGTATATTTTTTAGGCAATATTGTTAGACTAAATGTAATTGTAAATGATACGATGCTGCTAATTGATACGTTAAATAGAGGCGATAATGTTTATTATGAAGGTGAAAAAATAAATGTCTATGTTCCAAGTGATAAATGTTTAAAAATAAAAAGTTAG
- a CDS encoding alkaline phosphatase family protein, producing the protein MKKLIFILLDGLTRKGAKDHMGYLWHMVEYKKAKYVNIRGELPSLSRPCYETIFTGTPVCEHGITSNNITRNSNMENIFSLARKSNLTTGAAAYSWISELYNISPFNNIRHRQLHDDDLNIQHGIYYFDDSYPDTHLFLDGEYLRNIYCPDLLLIHPMGLDFVGHKYGSSSREYESKLVEMDSILANLIPLWLKDDYSIIVTSDHGMSELGNHGGNVDFLRNLPLFIFDNSVDFEKEEYSQLIVAPLICEILKIDPSPYMKFKFK; encoded by the coding sequence ATGAAAAAGTTAATATTTATATTACTAGATGGACTTACGAGAAAAGGTGCAAAAGATCATATGGGATATTTATGGCATATGGTTGAATACAAAAAAGCTAAATATGTAAATATAAGAGGTGAACTTCCCAGTCTTTCCAGGCCTTGTTATGAAACCATATTTACTGGTACGCCTGTGTGTGAACATGGTATAACATCTAATAATATTACACGCAATTCAAATATGGAGAATATTTTTTCTTTAGCTAGAAAAAGTAATTTAACTACAGGAGCTGCAGCTTATAGCTGGATAAGTGAATTGTATAATATAAGTCCCTTTAATAATATCCGTCATAGGCAACTTCATGATGATGATTTGAATATTCAACATGGTATTTACTATTTTGATGACAGTTATCCTGATACTCATTTATTTCTAGACGGAGAATATTTAAGAAATATATATTGCCCAGACTTGTTGTTGATTCATCCTATGGGATTGGATTTTGTTGGACATAAGTATGGTTCTAGTTCTAGAGAATATGAATCAAAGTTGGTTGAAATGGACAGCATTCTAGCCAATTTAATACCATTGTGGTTAAAAGATGACTATTCAATAATAGTAACTTCTGATCATGGAATGAGTGAATTAGGGAATCATGGTGGCAATGTTGATTTTCTTAGAAACTTACCCTTATTCATATTTGACAACAGTGTAGATTTTGAAAAAGAAGAATACTCACAGCTTATAGTCGCACCACTAATATGTGAAATACTTAAAATAGATCCGTCACCCTATATGAAATTTAAATTTAAGTAA
- a CDS encoding winged helix-turn-helix transcriptional regulator: MLKFKGNEYSCSMELTLDIIGGKWKPLIIWHLGENTLRFSELKRALPNITQKMLTQQLRALEEDQLVNRFVYAEVPPKVEYSLTEKGKTLLPVLSTLCNWAIEYYNSMTSI; the protein is encoded by the coding sequence ATGTTGAAATTCAAAGGCAATGAATACAGCTGCTCCATGGAATTAACTTTAGATATCATAGGTGGCAAATGGAAGCCTCTTATTATATGGCACTTAGGTGAAAATACTCTGAGATTCAGTGAGTTAAAAAGGGCCTTGCCAAATATTACTCAAAAAATGCTTACTCAGCAGCTTAGAGCATTGGAGGAAGATCAATTAGTGAATAGATTTGTCTATGCTGAAGTTCCTCCTAAAGTAGAATATTCTCTTACAGAAAAGGGTAAAACCCTTTTACCTGTTTTATCAACTTTATGTAATTGGGCAATTGAATATTATAATTCAATGACATCAATTTAA
- a CDS encoding DUF4003 domain-containing protein gives MDIRLKKKVELMVENYSELKSNFKWDTSLLKHFCAMMHAARGEKVNIDKIEEIKKYIKQETKWASDYRGNNELIIATLLCFEEDYKGFFQEMIEVHEKMKQESFRKSTYLPLATYTFAEDVPREYWNSKIQRMKEFYKNMKENHFWLTSTDDYVFAAVLAATDLDVRQTMEKVEECYKELNKEGFWKGNDLQTLSHILALGEESVYEKCKKANRLYNKLKNEKCSLRYNGLATLGVLTLIADDEDQIVREIKEVNDFIHKKPGYGMWSLDKYTKTILSANLVCDFYVDGMKKGVIKVALANSINAIIIAQEQAAIAGCAAAAAAASASSSSSS, from the coding sequence GTGGATATAAGATTGAAAAAAAAGGTGGAACTAATGGTAGAAAACTATAGTGAACTTAAAAGTAATTTTAAATGGGATACAAGCTTGTTAAAACACTTTTGCGCAATGATGCATGCAGCAAGAGGTGAAAAGGTAAATATAGATAAAATTGAAGAAATAAAAAAGTATATAAAGCAGGAAACAAAATGGGCATCTGATTATAGAGGAAATAATGAACTAATTATAGCTACTCTTTTATGTTTTGAAGAGGATTATAAGGGCTTTTTTCAAGAAATGATTGAAGTTCATGAAAAAATGAAGCAGGAAAGTTTTAGAAAAAGCACATATCTGCCGCTGGCTACTTATACTTTTGCAGAAGATGTTCCTAGAGAGTATTGGAATTCTAAGATCCAGAGAATGAAAGAATTCTATAAAAATATGAAAGAAAATCATTTTTGGCTAACTTCTACTGATGATTATGTTTTTGCAGCAGTGCTTGCTGCTACAGATTTGGATGTAAGACAAACTATGGAAAAGGTAGAAGAGTGCTATAAAGAATTAAATAAGGAAGGATTTTGGAAAGGAAATGATCTTCAGACATTATCTCATATTTTGGCACTTGGAGAAGAGTCTGTTTATGAAAAATGCAAGAAAGCAAATAGACTTTATAATAAGCTTAAAAATGAAAAGTGCAGTCTTAGATACAATGGCCTGGCAACACTAGGAGTGTTAACTCTTATTGCAGATGATGAAGATCAAATAGTTAGAGAAATAAAAGAAGTGAATGATTTTATTCATAAGAAGCCTGGATATGGCATGTGGAGTTTAGATAAATATACTAAAACAATTCTTTCAGCTAATTTGGTTTGTGACTTCTATGTAGATGGTATGAAAAAGGGAGTAATTAAAGTAGCTTTAGCAAATAGTATTAATGCTATTATTATTGCTCAAGAACAGGCAGCAATTGCAGGATGTGCTGCAGCAGCTGCTGCTGCGTCAGCTTCTTCATCAAGTTCATCATAA
- a CDS encoding CGNR zinc finger domain-containing protein, which produces MEFLCMDFINSQWYKTHKIFKDPLKDKNWLKDFCAKWNLADTHIPDKAMINKLLELRDFLSYVTNKLCTKKTLDLKDINKINDYLKASLFYKILEKSEDRFCIKTVPVKSCSDFIIFEIISSFAQMISKYDIDRIKLCENPECRWVFYDESKSHTRKWCDNTCATLIKVRRFRENRKQKK; this is translated from the coding sequence ATGGAGTTCTTATGTATGGATTTCATCAATAGTCAATGGTACAAAACTCATAAAATTTTTAAGGATCCCCTAAAGGATAAAAATTGGTTGAAAGATTTTTGTGCAAAATGGAATTTAGCAGATACTCATATACCTGATAAAGCAATGATTAATAAATTATTAGAACTTAGGGATTTTTTAAGTTATGTTACAAATAAACTATGTACAAAAAAAACATTAGATTTAAAAGACATAAATAAAATAAATGATTATCTTAAAGCTTCTTTATTTTATAAGATATTAGAGAAAAGTGAAGATAGATTTTGCATAAAAACTGTTCCAGTTAAATCCTGTTCAGATTTTATCATATTTGAAATCATTTCTTCTTTTGCTCAAATGATTTCAAAATACGATATAGACAGAATTAAACTTTGTGAAAATCCTGAATGTAGATGGGTTTTTTATGACGAAAGTAAAAGTCATACACGAAAATGGTGTGACAATACCTGCGCAACTCTTATAAAAGTTCGCAGATTTAGAGAAAACAGAAAGCAAAAAAAATGA
- a CDS encoding ABC transporter permease, translating into METKYISTIKNEIRRRSLLWLPFIFLIILVLSFEIIPGIYVLINSFITNSGIGLSNYIKVFTSKFYLMSLTNGLTVSICSSLVGLIIGTCAAICLKSLKKDIAERLVSIVNMTSNFSGVPLAFAFIVLLGANGLITIFFKSKLGINLYSSGFDLYSWMGIILVYIYFQIPLAIMLMYPAVYAINDDIIEAASTLGASKFTIWTKIEIPTLIPSLAGSLCILLANSLGAYATAYALVGSNKNLVAITIANLVSNDIASDPSLASALSMVLGGILMIFVFVKIKLIKNID; encoded by the coding sequence ATGGAAACAAAATATATTAGCACAATAAAAAATGAAATAAGAAGGAGAAGCCTTTTATGGCTTCCTTTCATATTTTTAATAATTTTAGTTTTATCATTTGAAATAATACCTGGAATTTATGTATTAATAAATAGCTTTATTACAAATAGTGGGATAGGACTTTCTAACTATATAAAAGTGTTTACAAGTAAATTTTATTTAATGTCTTTAACGAACGGGCTAACTGTATCTATTTGTTCATCGTTAGTTGGTTTGATTATAGGTACTTGTGCTGCAATATGCTTAAAATCGTTAAAGAAGGATATTGCAGAAAGATTAGTTTCTATTGTGAACATGACTTCTAACTTTTCCGGAGTACCTCTTGCCTTTGCTTTTATTGTATTACTTGGAGCTAATGGTTTAATTACCATATTTTTTAAAAGCAAACTAGGCATTAATTTATACAGCAGTGGATTTGACTTATATTCTTGGATGGGGATAATTCTTGTGTATATATACTTTCAAATTCCTTTGGCAATAATGCTCATGTATCCTGCTGTTTATGCAATAAATGACGATATTATAGAGGCAGCTTCAACGCTTGGTGCAAGCAAATTTACTATTTGGACTAAAATAGAAATACCTACATTAATACCTTCATTAGCTGGAAGTTTATGTATCCTTTTGGCAAATTCACTAGGTGCCTATGCAACTGCTTATGCTCTAGTTGGTTCTAATAAAAATCTAGTTGCCATAACTATTGCAAATCTTGTATCTAATGATATAGCTTCTGATCCCTCACTAGCTAGTGCATTATCTATGGTTTTAGGTGGAATTTTAATGATATTTGTTTTTGTAAAAATTAAACTTATTAAAAACATAGATTAA
- a CDS encoding extracellular solute-binding protein: MFKNSKRAIILSLIVTSIFTSTLAGCGTKRDAVKTNSNDAQLQVRPTKEAVKKEGKLISYGMPDTWANYSEIFKDVENQYGIIHQDTDMTSVEELSKFKAEKDKPVGDIGDVGITFGDIAKSQNIVQPYKNKYWNDVPDWAKDKDGYWTGAYTGTIAFFVNKKLVKDVPHSFKELLNPEYKKCISVGDVMKAAESQNAVLAAAYANGGDEKNIQPGIDFFKKLNAMGNLNNVDEKVSNFQKGEIPIGIVWDFNALNYKKQIDQAGDYEVVIPTDATVMSAYVSIINKYAPHPNAAKAFQDYLFSDQGQINLAKGFARPIRKVNIPKDIKKQMMPDSDYKSAKTIKDYAVWNKTCKEIPDLWKQNILAQ; the protein is encoded by the coding sequence ATGTTTAAAAATTCTAAAAGAGCCATAATATTAAGTTTAATTGTTACATCAATATTTACATCTACACTTGCAGGATGTGGAACCAAAAGAGATGCTGTAAAAACAAATAGTAATGATGCACAGCTTCAAGTAAGGCCTACAAAAGAAGCTGTAAAAAAAGAAGGAAAACTTATTTCTTATGGTATGCCTGATACTTGGGCAAACTATAGCGAAATTTTTAAAGATGTTGAAAATCAATATGGAATAATTCATCAAGATACAGACATGACAAGTGTAGAAGAACTTTCAAAATTCAAAGCTGAAAAAGATAAACCAGTAGGTGACATAGGTGATGTTGGAATAACTTTTGGTGATATTGCTAAATCTCAAAATATAGTACAACCTTATAAAAACAAATACTGGAATGATGTCCCTGACTGGGCTAAAGATAAAGATGGATATTGGACAGGTGCTTATACAGGAACTATAGCCTTTTTTGTAAACAAGAAGCTTGTAAAAGACGTACCTCACAGTTTTAAAGAGCTTTTAAATCCTGAATATAAAAAATGTATATCTGTAGGAGATGTAATGAAGGCTGCAGAATCACAAAATGCTGTACTTGCGGCAGCATATGCAAATGGTGGAGATGAAAAAAATATTCAGCCGGGTATTGATTTTTTTAAGAAGTTAAATGCTATGGGCAATTTAAACAATGTTGATGAAAAAGTAAGCAATTTTCAAAAAGGAGAAATTCCAATTGGTATTGTGTGGGATTTTAATGCTTTAAATTATAAAAAGCAAATTGATCAAGCAGGTGATTATGAAGTCGTAATTCCTACTGACGCAACAGTTATGAGTGCTTATGTATCGATAATAAACAAATATGCTCCTCATCCAAATGCAGCTAAAGCTTTCCAGGATTATTTATTTAGCGATCAAGGCCAAATAAATTTAGCTAAGGGATTTGCAAGGCCTATTAGAAAAGTTAATATTCCTAAAGATATAAAAAAACAAATGATGCCAGATAGTGATTATAAATCTGCAAAAACTATAAAGGATTATGCTGTGTGGAATAAAACATGTAAGGAGATACCGGACTTATGGAAACAAAATATATTAGCACAATAA
- a CDS encoding ABC transporter permease, translated as MKKSIGKKIFLVLLFIYLFVPMLAIILFSVAGSWDTTILPTSYTFKYYSLILGNSQFKLALLRSTVISILTCLISIIIMVPSIYLASLHFKKLEKIFDVLSLLPFIMPGVVLVIGLIQIYSKDPINISGTMWILLGAYFIICLPFMYHSIRNSFRGINAPNLKEAAMILGCTEFQAFIKVIVPNIMRGLISAVLLCVAILFGDFALVNLLVGSSYQTVQMYLYNILSQNGHAASAVVTIYTIVIFVISYITTVLTMPGKKWRVKE; from the coding sequence ATGAAGAAGAGTATAGGAAAAAAGATTTTTTTAGTACTATTATTTATATATTTATTTGTACCAATGCTGGCTATAATTCTGTTTTCTGTGGCAGGCAGTTGGGATACAACTATTTTGCCTACAAGCTATACTTTTAAATACTATAGTTTGATATTAGGAAATTCTCAATTTAAATTAGCATTATTAAGAAGTACAGTTATAAGCATTTTGACGTGTTTAATAAGTATTATAATTATGGTTCCAAGTATATACCTTGCTAGTTTACATTTTAAAAAGTTGGAAAAGATTTTTGATGTATTGTCATTACTTCCCTTTATTATGCCAGGTGTGGTACTTGTTATAGGGCTTATCCAGATCTATTCTAAAGATCCTATAAATATATCTGGAACCATGTGGATATTATTGGGGGCATATTTTATTATATGTTTACCATTTATGTATCACTCTATAAGAAATAGTTTTAGGGGAATAAATGCACCTAATCTTAAGGAAGCTGCAATGATTTTAGGCTGCACTGAATTTCAAGCATTTATTAAGGTTATAGTGCCAAATATAATGAGAGGATTGATATCTGCAGTACTTTTATGTGTAGCAATATTATTTGGCGACTTTGCCTTAGTTAATCTATTGGTTGGCAGCTCATACCAGACTGTTCAGATGTATCTTTATAATATTTTAAGCCAAAATGGACATGCAGCTAGTGCAGTTGTAACAATTTATACAATTGTTATATTTGTTATTTCATATATTACAACAGTATTAACAATGCCAGGAAAAAAATGGAGGGTTAAAGAATAA
- a CDS encoding CPC_1213 family protein produces the protein MQNKIRKTTNNKKEDNRFKKKNINHDPQDESSRIKFGSPPEKHLD, from the coding sequence GTGCAAAACAAAATACGAAAGACTACTAATAATAAAAAAGAAGACAATAGATTTAAAAAGAAAAATATAAACCATGACCCACAAGATGAAAGCTCAAGAATAAAGTTTGGTTCTCCACCAGAAAAACATTTAGATTAA